GCAGGACCAGCCGGAGGCCGGCTGGCACGACTCCCCCAACGACGAGCTGGGACGGCAGGCGGAACGTGCCCGCAAGCCCTCCTCCGGCGGCGTCACCACCTCAGGTCTTCCTCGCCGGGTACCGCGCGCCAACCTGGTCGCGGGCACGGCTCAGGAGCAGAGCGCTCACAGCGGCCCCCAGGTCTCGCGAGCGCCGGACGACGTGCGCGGCCGGCTCACCAACCTCCGCCGTGGCATTCAGCAGGGCCGTCAGCAGAACAGCTCGACGACCGACAGCTTCAACCTCGGCCCCACACACCCGCAGGAGCGTTAGTTGAGCCCGATGAGCCAGGCGGCGCAGAATCTGAACTGGTTGATCACCAACTTCGTGGACAACACCCCCGGGGTGTCCCACACGGTGGTGGTCTCCGCCGACGGACTCCTGCTGGCGATGTCCGAAGGATTCCCGCGCGACCGTGCCGACCAGCTCGCGGCCGTCGCCTCCGGACTGACCTCGCTGACCGCGGGGGCCTCCCGCATCTTCGAGGGCGGCCCGGTGAGCCAGACGGTCGTGGAGATGGAGCGCGGCTTCCTCTTCCTGATGTCCATCTCGGACGGGTCCTCGCTGGCCG
The nucleotide sequence above comes from Streptomyces clavuligerus. Encoded proteins:
- a CDS encoding roadblock/LC7 domain-containing protein; protein product: MSQAAQNLNWLITNFVDNTPGVSHTVVVSADGLLLAMSEGFPRDRADQLAAVASGLTSLTAGASRIFEGGPVSQTVVEMERGFLFLMSISDGSSLAVLAHPECDIGLVGYEMALLVDRTGGVLTPDLRAELQGSLLH